The window GGTAAGAACGAGGTGCCCAAATAGCCGTTGGCCCGCTCGACGAGCCCTTTGGTTTCCGGGTCATAGGGTCGAGCCTGAACCAGGCGGGTCCCCAGCACACCGCAGAACCCGGCCACCCCCTCGGCCAGGCGGCCACGTTGGCCGATACCGGACTCGTTGTCCCACAACAGAGTCCGCGGAACCGCGCCGATGCGACCACAGAGCAGCTGCCACATCCCGGCCAGCAGATCCCCGGTCACCCGGGACGGGACCATCACCGCAGCGATGAACCGTGAATACGCGGCGACCATCACCAAGACCGGGAACGAGCGCAACACCCCGGCGTGATCGGGCACCAGCGCACCGGGAAACCACAGATCGCACTGGACCTGCTCACCGGGCCGATGCACCAGCCGGTCACACGGATCGGCTGGCGCATACTGCGGGCGGATCCGTGCGACGTTCTCCGAGAACCAGGAATGTCCACCGCTCCAGCCGACCCGCTCGGCGATCACCGACGCCGCCATCGTCGGATACTGCTTGAGCACGGCCCGCACCGCCGGCTCGATCTGGGCCCACGCCGAGGTCGTCACCGGTGGGCGTTCATAGCGTGGCGGGGAATCCGAGCGCACCGCGTTGGCCACGGTGTTGCGCGCCAGGCCCAACTGCCGGGCGATCTCGGCCTGCGAAAGCTTCTCCGACCGGTACAACCGCCGGATCTCAGCCCAATCCTCCACAGTGATCACACTCCAAACGTTGAAGGGTGCTCACTTTTCGACTGTCGACCGTCGCGTAATTCCCCCGGGGTGTCCGTCATGTAATTCCGCCACCGGTGGGCCTCGGTGTAGGTCTACCGGGTGGGCTTGGCGTTGTCTACCGGCGCGCTAGCGCCGGGTCTTTTTCGGGGTCGGTAGCTGGGTCCGTCCATCAGGATCTGGTGGCTGGTGTTGATCAGGCGGTCGAGCAGCGACTCGGCGACGACGGGGTTGGGGAACAGGTTGTACCAGTCCTTCGGTGATCGGTTGGAGGTCAGGATGAGGGGGCGGCCGTTGACGGCGCGATCGGAGATCAACTCGTAGAGGTCGTCGGCGTGCATCGCGGTGTGTTCGCGCATGGCGAAGTCGTCGAGGATCAGCACGAGCGGTTTGGTGTATTCGCGGATGCGTTGACCCCAGCTGCGATCGGCGTGACCGCCGGCGAGGTCGGAGAGTACCCGGGAGGTCTTGGCGAATCGGACGTCGCCGCCGCGGCGGGCCACTGCGTGCCCAAGCGCTTGTGCCATATGGGTTTTCCCGACTCCGACGGGTCCGTAGAGGATCACTGATTCGGCGGCGTCGAGCCACCGCAGTGCGGCCAGGTCGCGCAGCATCGCCGCGGGCAGCTTGGTGTTGGCGGTGAAGTCGAAGGATTCGAATGTCGATTGTTCCTCGAAGCGGGCTCGGCGGATGCGCCGGGTGAGGGCGGCGGATTCTCTGCGGGCGATCTCGTCTTCGCAGAGCACCTGGAGGAAGTCGAGGTGCCCGAGGGTGCCGTCGCGGGTCTGCGCCAGCCGGGCATCCAGGGTGTCGAGCATGCCGGTGAGTTTGAGGGTGCGCAGCGCATTGCGTAGTGCGGGGTCGAGGATGCTCATGGTGGTGATGTCCTTAGGTTCAGATCGAATGATGTTGGTTGCCAGCTGGATACGATGCGTTGATCACGCGATCTCGCCGGTGGTGGTGTCGAAGGCTTGCGGCCCGCGCAGATGCGCCGCGGCTTGCGGGGCGGCGGATTCGATGATGCCGTCGAGTTCGGTGCCGGCGGCCAGGATGCCCTTGACCGTGCGGTAGCTCGGGTCGCCGACGGTGATCGCCCGCGCGCAGGCGGCTTCCAGGCGGTCGTGGCCGACGGTCTTGAGCAAGGCGAGGACGCCTTGAGCGCTGCGCAGTCGGTGGATGGCGTTGACTTCCATGAATTCGGCGATCACCTGGGTACAGGCCGGTCCGACCTCGGCGGCTACTCGGCGACACCAGGTCGGGTTGCGCATCGTGAAGGCGATCTTCTCCGGCGGGTAGTGCTCGAAGTCGGTGGCCCGCCCACGGTGATGGGTGACGTGGGTGGCCACGACGTCGCCGTCGTGCACGATCTGCACCAGGTCGCCGCACGTGCGGGCGTGGACCTGTTGGCCCATCAGCCGCCACGGCACCGAGTAGAGCGCCTTGCCGACTTTCACGTGGCAGTCGGCGGCGACCTTGCCCGTCGACCACACCGCAAGTTGGAAATCACTGTGCGGCAACGGCAACAGGGCATGCTGTTCAACGGTGGAGAACACGAACCCTGGTTGCTCACCGTCGAGTGCCCGAGAGTTTCGCGCCCCGGCTACCTCACGGCACCAGACCAGCGCGGCGGCCTGCATCTGCTCCAGCGAGGTGAACTCGCGGCCCCGCCAGAACGAGTCCCGAATGTATTGCATCGGGCGCTCGACGCGTGGTTTGTCCTTCGGCTTGTTCGCCCGCGCCGGGTCGATCAGGCAACCGTAGTGGGCACCCAGTTCGGCGTAGGCCTTGTTGATCTTCGGGTCATAGAGATCCGGTCGAGTGACACCGGTCTTCAGGTTGTCCGGGACCAGCCGGGCCGGGACGCCACCGAAGAACTCGAACGCTGCCACATGCGAAGCGCACCAGGAGGATTGATGCATCTTCAGGACCGGTTGGACGAACAGATGCCGCGAATGGGCCAGCACCATCACGAACGCCCACACCGTCACGCGTCGACCACTGACTGGGTCGAACCACATCCCGAGGCGGCCGTAGTCGATCTGGGCCTCGCTGCCCGCTGGCACCGATCCGCGGGCCACGGTCACCTTCTCCCGCGTCGCCTCTTCGGAGAGGTTCGCCGAGATCCACCTGCGCACTGAGGATTCCGACGCGGCAACGCCATAGTCGTCACGCAGCCGCTGCGCCACGGTCGCCGCACTGACCTCGGCCTTGAGCCAGTCACGGATCCGGTCGCGGTGCACTTCGATGCCCGGCCAGGTCGTGGCCCGCAGACCGGGGTCGGCGACCTCGGGAAACCACCGACCAATGTGCGCCGCCCACTCGGGCTCGGTGACCGGCTCCCCGCCCGGGGTCAGCGACTCGGCGATCGCCGGCGCCAAATACTTCGCGATCGTCTTGCGGTCGATGCCCAAACTCTCCGACAGCTGGCGCTGAGACCGACCCGCATGCCAATGGGTCAACAACTCGATCAGGTCGAACACGTCGAAACTTCTCCTCGCCATTCGGCGCCCTTCCTCACGAGTCGAACCGTGAGTCGAGCGAACCTGTGTACGAGGCCCACGACCGGCTGCCACACCGCCCCAGGGTGGGGGAATTACGTGACAGACGGGGTGGGGGAATTCCGTGACGGACAACCCCTCAAGCTGGAGGAATTACGTGACCGCTGACATTCGACCGGAACTACCTGCTCAATTTTCGACCGGAACCGACATGAGTACGCTCATCGGCGCCCAGCCCACGGCGGTACCGCATCGCAGCGGCACAGCGACTCCACGACCGTCTGCCGGCCACAACGGGTTGCCACCTTGATGAACCCTCTACGCCACGGCGGTGCAATGACTGTCGCCCGGTTGTGCAGCTGCTGAAAATTCCCCTGCGTACGAACGGACTTGGTATCCGACGCCGCATGATCACTCCGAAGCAGGATGGCGATGTTCGAGCTCAGCAACGCACGGTCGATGCAACCTCTGTCGCCTGCCATGAGGATGGGACCAGTGTGACCTGATTTTTGCCAGGGTGATGGGACCACCTGGATTGCCAGTTATGGGACCACCGGCGCGTCGCGTCGGTGGTCTTTTCATTTGTTCGTTCGATCGCCGTGACAGCTCAAGTCACGGAGGTCGCCGGCATGGCTTTTCGGGAGGTCAGTGTGAACGAGATCAGGGAAGTTCTGCGGGTGTGGCTGGGCGTGGCGGGGTTACCGGCGCCGGGGTACCGGACGATCGCCGCGCATTGCGGTGTGGATCGCAAAACGGTGCGCCGTTACGTCGAGGCCGCCCACGCGGCCGGTCTGCGCCGCGGCGACGACGCCGGCGCGATCGACGACGGTCTGATCGGGATGGTCGCCGAAGCGGTGCGCCCGGTTCGCCCCGATGGTCACGGCGCGGCGTGGGAGCAGTTATTGGGGTTCGAGGATCAGATCACCAAGTGGGTGGCCGGCTCTGGTGAGCAGCGGCCGTTGACAGTGACCAAGATCCACACTCTGCTGGGAAGGCAGGGCTGTGTGGTGCCGTATCGGACGTTGCACCGATTCGCCAGCCAGCGTTGCGGTTTCGGCCGCAAAGATCTCACGGTGCGGGTCGCTGATGGTGATCCCGGGGTGGAGTGCCAGGTCGACTTCGGCTATCTGGGGATGCTCACTGACGTCGATGATGGGCGCCGCCGCAAGGTGCATGCGCTGATCTTCACCGCGGTGTACTCCCGGCACATGTTTGTGTGGCTGTCCTACTCGCAGACTCTGGCCGCGGTGATCGCCGGCTGCGAGGCGGCCTGGGAGTTCTTCGGCGGCGTGTTCGCCGTGCTGATCCCCGACAACCTCAAACCGGTGATCGCCGCCGCCGATGCGGTCAACCCGCAGTTCAGCCAGGGCTGGCTGGACTACGCCGGGCATGTCGGGTTCCTGACCGACCCGGCGCGGGTGGCCTCGCCGAAGGACAAGCCGCGAGTGGAACGCGCCGTGCAGTACGTGCGCCGAAACTTCTGGGACGGTGAAACATTCACCAGCCTGGCCCATGCGCAGCAGGCGGCGACGGTGTGGTGTCGTGACACCGCGGGCACCCGCACACACGGCACCATCTGCGCTCGTCCGCTGGAGGTGTTCACCGCCGAGGAACAGTCCCGGCTGTTGCCGGTGCCAGGGGTTTATGACGTGCCGGTGTTCAAGACGGTCAAGGTGCACCGCGATTTCCACGCCGAGGTCGCCAAGGCGCTGTATTCGCTGCCCGAGTGCTGGATCGGTCAGTACCTGGACGTGCGGGCCGACACCGAGTTGGTGAAGTTCTATCGCCGCGGCGTGCTGGTCAAGGTCCATCCTCGCCAGCCGGCCGGTGGGCGCAGCACCGACCCCGCTGATCTGCCCGAACACAAGACCGGCTACGCGCTGCGCGATGTGACGACATTGATCGCCACCTGCGCCGCGCACGGCC is drawn from Mycolicibacterium gilvum and contains these coding sequences:
- the istA gene encoding IS21 family transposase, whose product is MFDLIELLTHWHAGRSQRQLSESLGIDRKTIAKYLAPAIAESLTPGGEPVTEPEWAAHIGRWFPEVADPGLRATTWPGIEVHRDRIRDWLKAEVSAATVAQRLRDDYGVAASESSVRRWISANLSEEATREKVTVARGSVPAGSEAQIDYGRLGMWFDPVSGRRVTVWAFVMVLAHSRHLFVQPVLKMHQSSWCASHVAAFEFFGGVPARLVPDNLKTGVTRPDLYDPKINKAYAELGAHYGCLIDPARANKPKDKPRVERPMQYIRDSFWRGREFTSLEQMQAAALVWCREVAGARNSRALDGEQPGFVFSTVEQHALLPLPHSDFQLAVWSTGKVAADCHVKVGKALYSVPWRLMGQQVHARTCGDLVQIVHDGDVVATHVTHHRGRATDFEHYPPEKIAFTMRNPTWCRRVAAEVGPACTQVIAEFMEVNAIHRLRSAQGVLALLKTVGHDRLEAACARAITVGDPSYRTVKGILAAGTELDGIIESAAPQAAAHLRGPQAFDTTTGEIA
- the istB gene encoding IS21-like element helper ATPase IstB, with translation MSILDPALRNALRTLKLTGMLDTLDARLAQTRDGTLGHLDFLQVLCEDEIARRESAALTRRIRRARFEEQSTFESFDFTANTKLPAAMLRDLAALRWLDAAESVILYGPVGVGKTHMAQALGHAVARRGGDVRFAKTSRVLSDLAGGHADRSWGQRIREYTKPLVLILDDFAMREHTAMHADDLYELISDRAVNGRPLILTSNRSPKDWYNLFPNPVVAESLLDRLINTSHQILMDGPSYRPRKRPGASAPVDNAKPTR
- the istA gene encoding IS21 family transposase, with the protein product MAFREVSVNEIREVLRVWLGVAGLPAPGYRTIAAHCGVDRKTVRRYVEAAHAAGLRRGDDAGAIDDGLIGMVAEAVRPVRPDGHGAAWEQLLGFEDQITKWVAGSGEQRPLTVTKIHTLLGRQGCVVPYRTLHRFASQRCGFGRKDLTVRVADGDPGVECQVDFGYLGMLTDVDDGRRRKVHALIFTAVYSRHMFVWLSYSQTLAAVIAGCEAAWEFFGGVFAVLIPDNLKPVIAAADAVNPQFSQGWLDYAGHVGFLTDPARVASPKDKPRVERAVQYVRRNFWDGETFTSLAHAQQAATVWCRDTAGTRTHGTICARPLEVFTAEEQSRLLPVPGVYDVPVFKTVKVHRDFHAEVAKALYSLPECWIGQYLDVRADTELVKFYRRGVLVKVHPRQPAGGRSTDPADLPEHKTGYALRDVTTLIATCAAHGPNVGIYAERILDDRLPWTKMRTVYRLLGLVRRYGADRVEQACALSLDLDVVSVNKIASMLERATETSTPALPKAVRHTATRFARDPSEFSSTPTPLTIITTTVAEENR